A stretch of the Lolium perenne isolate Kyuss_39 chromosome 3, Kyuss_2.0, whole genome shotgun sequence genome encodes the following:
- the LOC127344503 gene encoding elicitor-responsive protein 1 translates to MGRGLLEVHLVDAKGLAGTDFLGKIDPYVIVQYRSQERKSSTARDAGRNPSWNEVLKFQISSTAPNVQHKLVLRIMDHDNFSRDDFLGQATINVTDVISIGMEKGKSEMSPAKYSVVTADNSYHGAIKVGITFTAATKVEEDGVQVGGWVHSYRD, encoded by the exons ATGGGGCGTGGTCTTCTGGAGGTGCATCTCGTCGACGCCAAGGGCCTCGCCGGCACCGATTTTCTAG GGAAGATCGACCCATATGTGATCGTGCAATACCGGAGCCAGGAGCGCAAGAGCAGCACCGCCCGAG ACGCGGGCAGGAACCCGAGCTGGAACGAGGTGCTCAAGTTCCAGATCAGCTCCACCGCGCCCAACGTGCAGCACAAGCTCGTGCTCCGGATCATGGACCACGACAACTTCTCCAGGGACGACTTCCTCGGCCAAGCAAC GATCAACGTAACTGATGTGATCAGCATTGGCATGGAGAAAGGCAAGTCGGAGATGAGCCCGGCCAAGTACAGCGTGGTCACGGCGGACAACTCGTACCACGGCGCCATCAAAGTTGGCATCACCTTCACCGCCGCCACAAAG GTTGAAGAGGATGGAGTACAGGTTGGAGGCTGGGTGCACAGCTATCGTGATTAG